The following coding sequences lie in one Liolophura sinensis isolate JHLJ2023 chromosome 4, CUHK_Ljap_v2, whole genome shotgun sequence genomic window:
- the LOC135464707 gene encoding toll-like receptor 4 encodes MLRCSKAAVFVFLTSLSGSFCSECHYDKTTNWLDCRRKKLRSVPTELFSADLRGIDLSFNGILFVENRTFVKVPKLQTLDLSYNLLDVLQPAAFFGLENLISLNLSNSELEINPELLIGLFEPLVSLEVICIQQYLDLDVWQGIDTAFNKLKKLTTLFFDFPHEFTFGVGFEELTKLTKISTFEGEIIQASLPSKCEWSTIKNETFVIFQGIAIKELTLAQCEIKIIESRAFYPLSSLEVLDLSFNVQLGLRNSLLSLQGAPFNMTTINMENVNGDIAHVGYKLEAVDFMHLSKICVDSLDLSRNFIFYDERSDNPVRLRLDCLVYLNMSEHRLSVWPSQLMQYLRNSPRLTYLDFSRSGYRSSRTEDLINSTPWQSSRNNSAFIILPPSLAWFSFSGCEDWFVAKGYSAVILAPNLRYFGAAYINLKLCSTNFGSETPNLSHLDISGARCKMITSFFFQNFRKLTTLSLSSCPNMYSVVNIKAKPAMFNYLEALEEIDLSRNMITDLDSELFVTNQKLTFVNLSRNKLQRLPLTLYHLSTLKKLDLSFNAFTHFRLDEMKQLDMWIAQAEYGQPFQVLMGDNPLQCSCETVIFVQWLLQRTKHFDNVDKYKCLLSNGTWVTLHSLKLQLMDFQVKCVSHTYLIISVVGILVLIFVVLLFVVVNRYRLNLRYWLYTKLTPPENMFVDHEYIYDAFVAYTSDEYEWVIRQLRPKLELVDDPVQLCVHDRDFIPGKPIHENIVEKMKESRKILLIISPAFLDSTYGPLEIEYAGMKCLEEGRDDIILCVLMEDISVRQMPRALRNLWHKITFLKWSADPEAQIIFWRNLKAALSRTEQ; translated from the coding sequence ATGCTGCGTTGTTCCAAGGCCGCCGTATTTGTTTTCCTGACCTCGCTGAGTGGATCGTTCTGTTCTGAATGCCATTATGACAAAACCACAAACTGGCTTGACTGCAGACGTAAGAAATTACGGTCTGTGCCTACAGAGTTGTTTTCTGCCGATCTTCGTGGAATTGACTTGAGCTTTAATGGAATTTTATTCGTAGAAAATCGAACATTTGTAAAGGTGCCGAAGCTACAAACATTGGACCTGTCGTATAATCTACTGGACGTCCTTCAGCCCGCTGCTTTTTTTGGACTTGAAAATCTTATTTCCTTAAACCTGTCAAACAGCGAGCTAGAAATTAATCCTGAACTTTTGATCGGACTTTTTgaacctcttgtcagtttggAAGTGATATGTATACAACAATACCTTGATCTAGATGTCTGGCAAGGAATAGATACTGCTTTTAATAAACTTAAAAAGCTGACTACTCTCTTCTTTGACTTTCCACACGAATTTACATTTGGCGTTGGCTTTGAAGAGTTGACAAAACTGACAAAGATTTCTACGTTTGAGGGCGAAATTATTCAGGCCTCGCTTCCTAGTAAGTGCGAGTGGTCAACCATCAAGAATGAAACATTTGTGATTTTCCAAGGGATTGCAATCAAAGAACTAACCCTAGCCCaatgtgaaattaaaataattgaaaGCCGGGCATTCTACCCTTTGAGCTCTCTGGAAGTGTTGGACCTTAGCTTTAACGTGCAGCTTGGGCTGCGCAATTCACTTTTATCTCTTCAGGGCGCTCCATTTAACATGACAACAATCAATATGGAAAATGTTAACGGTGACATTGCTCACGTAGGATACAAGTTGGAAGCCGTTGACTTCATGCACTTGAGTAAGATATGTGTGGATTCCCTGGACCTCTCTCGGAACTTTATTTTTTACGATGAGCGTTCGGACAACCCGGTACGACTTCGGTTAGATTGCCTGGTGTACCTCAATATGTCAGAGCACAGGCTCAGCGTCTGGCCATCACAACTGATGCAATACCTCCGAAACAGTCCCAGGTTAACGTACCTGGATTTCAGCCGAAGTGGGTACCGCAGCTCAAGAACCGAAGATCTGATCAATAGTACACCATGGCAATCTTCAAGGAACAACTCCGCGTTTATTATACTTCCGCCAAGCTTGGCATGGTTTAGTTTCAGTGGATGTGAAGATTGGTTTGTCGCAAAGGGATATTCAGCCGTCATACTTGCGCCGAATCTTCGTTATTTCGGAGCGGCATACATCAATCTAAAATTATGCTCCACAAACTTCGGCAGCGAAACTCCCAATCTGTCTCATCTCGATATTTCCGGGGCACGATGCAAAATgataacttcattttttttccaaaattttcgTAAATTGACTACCTTGTCATTGTCTAGTTGTCCAAATATGTATTCAGTCGTAAACATAAAAGCCAAACCAGCCATGTTTAATTACTTGGAGGCGCTGGAAGAAATCGACTTATCTAGAAACATGATTACGGACTTAGATTCAGAGTTGTTCGTTACAAATCAGAAGCTGACATTCGTTAACTTGTCGAGAAACAAATTGCAGCGATTACCCCTCACCCTGTACCATCTCTCTACACTTAAAAAACTTGACTTAAGTTTCAATGCCTTCACCCATTTTCGTTTGGACGAAATGAAACAATTGGACATGTGGATCGCGCAAGCTGAATACGGGCAACCTTTCCAGGTATTAATGGGAGACAACCCATTGCAATGCTCTTGTGAAACGGTCATATTTGTCCAATGGCTACTGCAAAGGACAAAACACTTTGATAATGTAGACAAATACAAGTGTCTCTTGTCCAACGGAACCTGGGTGACTCTGCACTCCCTAAAACTACAGCTAATGGACTTTCAAGTCAAATGTGTCAGTCATACTTACCTGATAATATCAGTGGTTGGTATCCTGGTTTTAATATTCGTAGTTTTGCTGTTTGTTGTGGTAAATCGTTACCGATTAAACCTCAGATACTGGCTGTATACTAAACTGACGCCCCCTGAGAACATGTTTGTTGACCACGAGTACATCTACGACGCCTTTGTGGCTTATACTTCTGACGAGTACGAATGGGTCATCCGACAATTACGACCAAAACTTGAGTTAGTGGATGATCCGGTCCAGCTGTGCGTTCACGACAGGGATTTTATTCCCGGAAAACCCATTCATGAAAACATCGTGGAAAAAATGAAAGAGAGTCGCAAGATTTTGTTGATCATCAGTCCTGCCTTTCTGGATTCAACGTACGGTCCTCTTGAGATTGAGTACGCCGGCATGAAGTGTCTGGAAGAAGGCCGAGACGACATCATATTGTGTGTACTGATGGAGGATATTTCAGTTCGTCAGATGCCGAGGGCGCTGAGAAACCTCTGGCACAAGATCACCTTCCTGAAGTGGAGCGCTGATCCGGAGGCACAGATCATCTTCTGGCGGAACCTCAAAGCTGCTCTCAGTCGAACAGAGCAGTGA